The proteins below are encoded in one region of Williamsoniiplasma luminosum:
- a CDS encoding BspA family leucine-rich repeat surface protein, whose amino-acid sequence MKLLLSLLGTLGLASTSTTTVVALAETSKANANTYITKENLTKLIADAQALAINEKSKPLDAYQKLHKAIGQAKGTLEIYLNETENTGVLDEAYAELTTAIDVFKATKNELAQKETLKTRIANAKNILKTYPGKLETEKQKLNNAIVEAEGLVQKETPRKDQDIVDQTLLKLQNAMVSFLNSTNEKANYTKLNQTMVEAKKALTDHPKKDPGAINALTKAIANAQWVIDQKYTSSDQILVDKAVDALKAAIKKFLDAGKAKAKLEALEQAIVDASKIQQGHKTNQAWLKFQQAITHAQGVVDGQPTLDKQQVVDQEVKNLNQAKTDFNKAENAKADLQWLNSNIKMARTIKIMNKKKSDWDVFQSAIVKAENYVKNPPLIDKQDEVDQMAEDLWQATYKFLNAGDRKDIRSIIFWKTSIGVLKDNKPETIKQQLETKYPTLKEGRDYTIGSVKEYNNKLGVELTGINDYLEKTVVTFVLDIDNIRRDIDNIIDEKQTAWTQSELQQAIEKKNLDVSNALKVIEVQYEAKLQVKHFKIIADDKYDFSKYKGEMNVFQVIDKENQNKTIYLDPKEQIIATTDSSAPMGVKEIINIGWSSNKQTHRIPSTVEKVPNNISPNIRSLERLFQGAINFNQDISNWDTSNITNMHKMFFEATSFNQNLKTNGNKWNTSKVTDMFDMFWVAKSFNGDISNWDTSSVVTMRAMFQDASAFNQDISKWNTAKVTNMSIMFENASAFNQNLKTNGNSWNVSNVTTMERMFTGATSFNGDISNWNTSKVETFEKLFWKARKFNQDISKWNTAKVTNMRNVFDQAEAFNQNIKTNGNSWNVSNVTDMSTMFWGAKAFNQDISNWSVGKVKAYKEFADNANPNWKKEHKPKFK is encoded by the coding sequence GTGAAATTATTATTAAGCTTATTAGGAACTCTCGGACTTGCTTCAACAAGCACAACAACTGTCGTTGCTTTAGCAGAAACATCAAAAGCTAATGCAAATACATACATAACTAAAGAAAACTTAACTAAGTTAATTGCTGATGCTCAAGCATTAGCAATTAATGAAAAAAGTAAACCACTTGATGCTTACCAAAAATTGCATAAAGCAATTGGACAAGCCAAAGGAACTTTAGAAATTTACCTAAATGAAACAGAAAATACAGGCGTGTTAGATGAGGCTTATGCTGAACTAACAACAGCGATTGATGTTTTTAAAGCCACTAAGAATGAGTTAGCTCAAAAAGAAACTTTAAAAACTAGAATTGCCAATGCAAAGAATATTTTAAAAACATATCCTGGTAAATTAGAGACAGAAAAACAAAAATTAAATAATGCAATTGTTGAAGCCGAGGGTTTAGTTCAAAAAGAAACACCACGCAAAGATCAAGATATAGTTGATCAAACTTTATTAAAGTTACAAAATGCAATGGTGAGCTTTTTGAACTCAACTAATGAAAAAGCAAACTATACAAAATTAAACCAAACAATGGTTGAAGCCAAAAAGGCTTTAACCGACCATCCTAAAAAAGATCCTGGAGCAATTAACGCTTTAACCAAAGCAATTGCAAATGCACAATGAGTTATTGACCAAAAATACACAAGCTCTGATCAAATCTTAGTTGACAAAGCAGTGGATGCTTTAAAAGCTGCAATTAAAAAATTTCTTGATGCAGGTAAAGCCAAAGCCAAACTTGAAGCATTAGAACAAGCAATTGTTGATGCAAGCAAAATTCAACAAGGACATAAAACTAATCAAGCATGACTTAAATTTCAACAAGCGATTACTCATGCTCAAGGAGTTGTTGACGGACAACCAACACTTGATAAACAACAAGTTGTTGATCAAGAAGTTAAGAATTTAAATCAAGCGAAAACAGACTTTAATAAAGCTGAAAATGCCAAAGCTGATTTACAATGATTAAATTCAAATATCAAAATGGCTAGAACGATTAAAATCATGAATAAGAAAAAATCTGATTGGGATGTTTTTCAAAGCGCCATTGTGAAAGCTGAAAATTATGTTAAAAACCCACCTTTAATTGATAAACAAGATGAGGTTGATCAAATGGCAGAAGATTTATGACAAGCAACTTATAAATTTTTAAATGCAGGTGACAGAAAAGACATTCGTAGTATTATTTTTTGAAAAACATCAATTGGGGTTTTAAAAGACAACAAACCCGAAACCATTAAACAACAATTAGAAACCAAATATCCAACACTTAAAGAAGGTCGAGATTATACAATCGGATCAGTTAAAGAATACAATAATAAATTGGGTGTAGAACTAACAGGAATCAATGACTATCTTGAAAAAACAGTTGTGACTTTTGTTTTGGACATCGACAATATCAGAAGAGATATTGATAACATCATTGACGAAAAACAAACAGCTTGAACACAATCAGAATTACAACAAGCAATTGAAAAGAAAAATCTTGATGTTTCAAATGCATTAAAAGTTATTGAAGTTCAATACGAGGCAAAGCTTCAAGTGAAGCATTTTAAAATTATAGCTGATGATAAATATGACTTTAGTAAATACAAAGGTGAGATGAACGTCTTCCAAGTAATCGATAAAGAAAATCAAAATAAAACAATTTATCTTGATCCAAAAGAACAAATTATCGCAACAACTGATAGTAGTGCTCCAATGGGGGTCAAGGAAATTATTAATATTGGTTGAAGTTCAAATAAACAAACTCATAGAATACCATCAACTGTGGAAAAAGTTCCTAATAATATTAGTCCCAACATTAGAAGCTTGGAAAGATTATTCCAAGGTGCAATAAACTTTAACCAAGATATTTCCAATTGAGACACATCAAATATAACAAATATGCATAAGATGTTTTTTGAAGCAACTTCTTTTAATCAAAATTTAAAAACTAATGGTAACAAATGAAACACTTCAAAAGTCACCGATATGTTCGATATGTTTTGAGTAGCAAAATCATTTAATGGGGATATTTCCAATTGAGACACATCAAGTGTGGTAACGATGAGAGCGATGTTCCAAGATGCAAGCGCCTTTAATCAAGATATTTCCAAATGAAACACTGCAAAAGTCACTAACATGAGTATTATGTTTGAAAATGCTTCTGCCTTTAACCAAAATTTAAAAACTAACGGTAATAGTTGAAATGTGTCTAATGTAACAACTATGGAAAGAATGTTTACAGGGGCTACATCATTTAATGGGGATATTTCAAACTGAAACACTTCAAAAGTAGAAACTTTTGAAAAATTGTTCTGAAAAGCACGTAAATTTAATCAAGATATTTCCAAATGAAACACTGCAAAAGTCACAAATATGCGAAATGTTTTTGATCAAGCAGAAGCATTTAACCAAAACATTAAAACTAATGGCAATAGCTGAAATGTTTCTAATGTAACTGATATGTCAACTATGTTCTGAGGTGCAAAAGCCTTTAATCAAGACATTTCAAACTGAAGTGTGGGCAAAGTTAAAGCATATAAAGAATTTGCTGATAATGCCAATCCAAATTGAAAAAAAGAACATAAACCAAAATTTAAGTAA